Proteins from a single region of Juglans microcarpa x Juglans regia isolate MS1-56 chromosome 5S, Jm3101_v1.0, whole genome shotgun sequence:
- the LOC121267757 gene encoding transcription factor E2FA-like isoform X2 yields the protein MSGGARPPNRPEPPLTGSIQFPTPPPKRNLAALASTKPPFFLPDDYHCFSSSVDSHRAADHEAEAIVVRSPQLKRNSGTDENEVQSAEWATGPGYTCVVNSILNTPVSIKEGRIYNRPKSSKGNRSGLQTPVSNAGSSPLTPGSCRYNSSLGLLTKRFINLLKQAEDGILDLNKAAGTLEVQKRRIYDITNVLEGIGIIEKKLKNRIHWKGLDASRPGVVEDDASELQAELENLFMQEQSLDDQIRVMQERLRDLSEDENNQKWLFVTKEDIKGIPCLQNETLLAIKAPHGTTLEAPDPDEAVDYAQRRYRIILRSTVAPIDVYLVSQFEEKFVEMNGAEPPVSFPVASCSVVNAESTLTLQAQPNHHMCYDINASQDFVGGMMKIVPSDVDNDADYWLLSDAEVSITDMWKTDAVESTGMDVLHADFGIADVCTPIPETPLSGITEVPYGC from the exons ATGTCCGGTGGCGCTCGACCTCCCAACCGCCCGGAACCGCCACTTACCGGCTCGATCCAGTTCCCAACCCCGCCTCCGAAGCGGAACCTTGCGGCACTCGCATCGACGAAGCCTCCTTTCTTCCTTCCCGATGACTACCACTGCTTCTCCTCGTCCGTCGATTCTCATAGAGCCGCCGATCATGAAGCCGAAGCTATAGTCGTTAGATCGCCC CAATTAAAGCGGAATAGTGGAACAGATGAGAACGAGGTTCAGTCTGCCGAATGGGCTACCGGTCCTGGATATACTTGTGTAGTTAACAGTATTCTCAACACACCTGTTTCCATAAAAGAAGGGAGGATATACAACAGGCCGAAGTCGTCAAAGGGCAACAGGTCTGGGCTTCAAACGCCTGTGTCAAATGCTG GTTCTTCTCCTCTTACTCCAGGCAGCTGTCGTTACAACAGTTCCCTAG GATTGTTAACAAAAAGGTTCATCAATTTGCTCAAGCAAGCAGAAGATGGTATTCTTGACTTAAACAAAGCAGCTGGAACTTTGGAG GTGCAGAAGAGGCGGATATATGACATCACAAATGTATTGGAAGGCATTGGTATCATTGAAAAGAAGCTCAAGAACAGAATACATTGGAA GGGACTTGATGCATCAAGGCCAGGGGTGGTGGAAGATGACGCCTCTGAATTACAG GCAGAACTTGAAAACCTGTTCATGCAAGAGCAAAGCTTAGATGATCAGATAAG GGTAATGCAGGAAAGATTGAGGGATTTAAGTGAAGATGAAAACAAccaaaa GTGGCTTTTTGTAACCAAAGAAGATATTAAGGGCATACCCTGCTTGCAG AACGAAACCCTGTTAGCAATTAAAGCTCCACATGGAACGACACTGGAAGCCCCAGATCCAGATGAA GCTGTTGACTATGCACAGAGGAGATATAGGATTATTCTTAGAAGCACTGTGGCTCCTATTGATGTCTACCTTGTCAG CCAATTTGAGGAGAAGTTTGTGGAGATGAATGGTGCTGAGCCACCTGTGAGCTTCCCAGTGGCCTCATGTTCAGTAGTCAACGCTGAGAGCACACTTACACTTCAGGCACAACCCAACCATCATATGTGCTATGATATAAATGCTTCACAGGATTTTGTTGGGGGCATGATGAAGATTGTTCCCTCAGATGTCGAT AATGACGCAGATTACTGGCTTCTGTCAGATGCTGAAGTCAGCATAACAGATATGTGGAAAACAGATG CTGTTGAATCGACTGGGATGGATGTGCTTCATGCTGACTTTGGAATAGCTGATGTCTGTACTCCAATACCAGAAACTCCACTATCTGGGATCACTGAAGTGCCCTATGGCTGTTAA
- the LOC121267756 gene encoding uncharacterized protein LOC121267756 translates to MDDSTALKPVPLPLRSSALRLGNSIATPVQLPVKLSLPNSTAKPLHCSNSFPYQNGIAPVLNFELLSSLKSSQAYTSLKDLLPSSSAAVGSPTVASAANSSYEVSIRNRLVKQAAWAYLQPMSSSPGSSGSHFLSRLCLRLSSCLTDCLDFIKSHLVPAATRLLDQILRAFGLRNSR, encoded by the coding sequence ATGGACGACTCCACCGCGCTGAAACCAGTGCCGCTGCCTCTGCGATCGTCGGCTCTACGGCTCGGGAACTCGATCGCCACGCCAGTGCAGCTTCCCGTAAAGCTCTCTCTCCCCAACAGCACCGCGAAGCCGCTTCACTGCTCCAACAGCTTCCCGTACCAAAACGGCATCGCGCCGGTGCTGAACTTCGAGCTTTTGTCCTCCCTCAAGTCTTCTCAAGCCTACACCTCCTTGAAAGATCTGCTTCCAtcctccagcgccgccgtcgggTCTCCTACCGTGGCTTCTGCCGCCAACTCCAGCTACGAGGTCTCAATCCGCAACCGCCTCGTGAAGCAGGCCGCCTGGGCCTACCTCCAGCCCATGTCCTCCTCCCCGGGCTCCTCCGGCTCACACTTCCTAAGCCGCCTCTGCCTTAGACTCTCCTCCTGCCTCACCGACTGCCTCGACTTCATCAAGAGCCATCTCGTTCCCGCCGCAACCCGACTTCTCGATCAGATACTCCGCGCCTTTGGCCTCCGGAACAGCAGATAG
- the LOC121267747 gene encoding transcription repressor OFP6-like, translated as MPTTRRKLLLNTVSVDITCSCRKLKLFHIFHPKPRPKKPTYQRHNHYSSSSSSSREKENTTTTTINSTFSPYIDYSQHSDTETEIKSSRSVRGFGRIDGESVAVEKDSDDPYMDFRHSMLQMILENEIYCKDDLRELLNCFLQLNSPYNHGLIVQAFTDIWNGVFSVTSSSPKPQYFGYKSHEF; from the coding sequence atGCCCACTACCAGAAGAAAGCTCCTCCTGAACACAGTTTCAGTCGACATAACCTGCAGCTGCAGAAAACTAAAGCTGTTCCACATATTCCATCcaaaaccaagacccaaaaagCCCACATACCAAAGACACAATCactattcatcttcttcttcaagctcaAGGGAAAAAGAGAACACCACCACAACCACCATCAACAGTACATTCTCTCCCTACATAGACTATTCGCAACATTCAGATACCGAGACCGAGATAAAGAGCTCGCGAAGTGTCAGAGGCTTTGGCAGGATAGACGGTGAGAGTGTTGCAGTGGAGAAAGATTCCGACGACCCGTACATGGATTTTCGGCACTCAATGCTTCAGATGATACTGGAGAATGAAATATACTGCAAGGACGATCTCCGGGAGCTTCTAAATTGTTTTCTGCAGCTTAATTCTCCATACAACCATGGACTCATTGTTCAAGCATTCACTGATATATGGAACGGGGTGTTTTCTGTGACGTCTAGCTCTCCTAAGCCGCAATATTTTGGGTACAAATCGCATGAGTTCTAG
- the LOC121267753 gene encoding putative HVA22-like protein g translates to MLGGFITRFLLLLLGYAYPAFECYKTVEKNRVEIAELRFWCQYWILVAMLTVLERIMDIFMRWFPLYGEMKVALVIYLWHPKTKGTGYVYETLFRPYIAKHETDIDRKLLEWRARAWDLAIFHWQNCSQLGQSVFFQVLQYLTAQSGRFNNTRNERAESHGTGTSQTTPNGAPNTQASRSGKIKKWPPSPTASTQPGGTFNRVIVERTKSNVVEVHPDNQAEHLHAEDASDPENHSSPKPHQAFLKFRRSKKHN, encoded by the exons ATGTTGGGGGGTTTCATAACCAGATTTCTTCT GTTGCTTCTTGGGTATGCATATCCTGCATTTGAGTGTTACAAAACCGTGGAGAAGAACAGAGTGGAGATCGCAGAACTCCGTTTTTGGTGTCAATATTG GATTCTTGTGGCAATGCTTACTGTTCTTGAGAGGATCATGGACATATTCATGAGATG GTTTCCATTGTATGGTGAGATGAAGGTGGCACTTGTTATCTATCTATGGCATCCAAAGACAAAG GGAACTGGTTATGTGTATGAGACCCTGTTCCGGCCGTATATAGCAAAGCACGAAACAGACATCGACAGGAAATTGCTGGAGTGGAGAGCAAGAGCGTGGGATTTGGCCATTTTCCACTGGCAAAACTGCTCGCAATTAGGGCAGTCGGTATTCTTCCAAGTGCTGCAGTACTTGACTGCTCAGTCCGGAAGGTTCAACAACACTAGAAATGAG AGGGCCGAGAGTCACGGTACGGGAACGTCCCAAACTACCCCAAATGGTGCACCCAACACGCAAGCCAGTCGGTCAGGCAAGATCAAGAAGTGGCCTCCGAGTCCGACTGCATCGACACAGCCCGGTGGCACATTCAACCGGGTCATTGTCGAGCGAACCAAATCCAATGTCGTAGAAGTTCATCCCGACAACCAAGCAGAGCACTTGCACGCTGAAGACGCGTCCGACCCGGAAAACCACTCGAGCCCAAAGCCACACCAAGCTTTCCTAAAGTTTAGGCGCTccaaaaaacacaattga
- the LOC121267757 gene encoding transcription factor E2FA-like isoform X1, translating to MSGGARPPNRPEPPLTGSIQFPTPPPKRNLAALASTKPPFFLPDDYHCFSSSVDSHRAADHEAEAIVVRSPQLKRNSGTDENEVQSAEWATGPGYTCVVNSILNTPVSIKEGRIYNRPKSSKGNRSGLQTPVSNAGSSPLTPGSCRYNSSLGLLTKRFINLLKQAEDGILDLNKAAGTLEVQKRRIYDITNVLEGIGIIEKKLKNRIHWKGLDASRPGVVEDDASELQAELENLFMQEQSLDDQIRVMQERLRDLSEDENNQKWLFVTKEDIKGIPCLQNETLLAIKAPHGTTLEAPDPDEAVDYAQRRYRIILRSTVAPIDVYLVSQFEEKFVEMNGAEPPVSFPVASCSVVNAESTLTLQAQPNHHMCYDINASQDFVGGMMKIVPSDVDNDADYWLLSDAEVSITDMWKTDGIPLRSTFSQFFPHVVLYLTLWMLNSLTPTMAAVESTGMDVLHADFGIADVCTPIPETPLSGITEVPYGC from the exons ATGTCCGGTGGCGCTCGACCTCCCAACCGCCCGGAACCGCCACTTACCGGCTCGATCCAGTTCCCAACCCCGCCTCCGAAGCGGAACCTTGCGGCACTCGCATCGACGAAGCCTCCTTTCTTCCTTCCCGATGACTACCACTGCTTCTCCTCGTCCGTCGATTCTCATAGAGCCGCCGATCATGAAGCCGAAGCTATAGTCGTTAGATCGCCC CAATTAAAGCGGAATAGTGGAACAGATGAGAACGAGGTTCAGTCTGCCGAATGGGCTACCGGTCCTGGATATACTTGTGTAGTTAACAGTATTCTCAACACACCTGTTTCCATAAAAGAAGGGAGGATATACAACAGGCCGAAGTCGTCAAAGGGCAACAGGTCTGGGCTTCAAACGCCTGTGTCAAATGCTG GTTCTTCTCCTCTTACTCCAGGCAGCTGTCGTTACAACAGTTCCCTAG GATTGTTAACAAAAAGGTTCATCAATTTGCTCAAGCAAGCAGAAGATGGTATTCTTGACTTAAACAAAGCAGCTGGAACTTTGGAG GTGCAGAAGAGGCGGATATATGACATCACAAATGTATTGGAAGGCATTGGTATCATTGAAAAGAAGCTCAAGAACAGAATACATTGGAA GGGACTTGATGCATCAAGGCCAGGGGTGGTGGAAGATGACGCCTCTGAATTACAG GCAGAACTTGAAAACCTGTTCATGCAAGAGCAAAGCTTAGATGATCAGATAAG GGTAATGCAGGAAAGATTGAGGGATTTAAGTGAAGATGAAAACAAccaaaa GTGGCTTTTTGTAACCAAAGAAGATATTAAGGGCATACCCTGCTTGCAG AACGAAACCCTGTTAGCAATTAAAGCTCCACATGGAACGACACTGGAAGCCCCAGATCCAGATGAA GCTGTTGACTATGCACAGAGGAGATATAGGATTATTCTTAGAAGCACTGTGGCTCCTATTGATGTCTACCTTGTCAG CCAATTTGAGGAGAAGTTTGTGGAGATGAATGGTGCTGAGCCACCTGTGAGCTTCCCAGTGGCCTCATGTTCAGTAGTCAACGCTGAGAGCACACTTACACTTCAGGCACAACCCAACCATCATATGTGCTATGATATAAATGCTTCACAGGATTTTGTTGGGGGCATGATGAAGATTGTTCCCTCAGATGTCGAT AATGACGCAGATTACTGGCTTCTGTCAGATGCTGAAGTCAGCATAACAGATATGTGGAAAACAGATGGTATTCCACTTAGAAGCACTTTTTCTCAGTTTTTTCCCCACGTGGTTTTATACCTTACTCTCTGGATGCTCAACTCCTTGACTCCAACTATGGCAGCTGTTGAATCGACTGGGATGGATGTGCTTCATGCTGACTTTGGAATAGCTGATGTCTGTACTCCAATACCAGAAACTCCACTATCTGGGATCACTGAAGTGCCCTATGGCTGTTAA